In one Musa acuminata AAA Group cultivar baxijiao chromosome BXJ2-5, Cavendish_Baxijiao_AAA, whole genome shotgun sequence genomic region, the following are encoded:
- the LOC103983687 gene encoding putative aconitate hydratase, cytoplasmic: MYKATSLGLFRPHHHPPSSALRFRSLPSIPHLRSRPSSSRSLAFSRSSCSFLPRPRARLSTGWGSDWRSPIGPRPRIRSSSTVIQLFDRKMTTTATENVFKDVLTSLPKPEGGEYGKYYSLPALNDPRIDRLPYSIRILLESAIRNCDDFQVTKNDVEKIIDWENTSPKLVEIPFKPARVLLQDFTGVPAVVDLACMRDAMNRLGSDSNKINPLVPVDLVIDHSVQVDVARSENAVQANMELEFQRNKERFGFLKWGSTAFRNMLVVPPGSGIVHQVNLEYLGRVVFNTDGILYPDSVVGTDSHTTMIDGLGVAGWGVGGIEAEAAMLGQPMSMVLPGVVGFKLTGKLRNGVTATDLVLTVTQMLRKHGVVGKFVEFYGEGMGELSLADRATIANMSPEYGATMGFFPVDHVTLQYLKLTGRSDETVSLIEAYLRANKMFVNYNEPQKERVYSSYLELDLADVEPCISGPKRPHDRVPLKEMKADWHSCLDNKVGFKGFAVPKDSQEKVAKFDFHGQPAELKHGSVVIAAITSCTNTSNPSVMLGAGLVAKKACQLGLQVKPWVKTSLAPGSGVVTKYLLKSGLQEYLNQQGFHIVGYGCTTCIGNSGDLDESVAAAISDNDIVAAAVLSGNRNFEGRVHPLTRANYLASPPLVVAYALAGTVDIDFEKEPIGTGKDGKSIYFKDIWPSTEEIAQVVQSSVLPEMFKSTYEAITKGNPMWNQLTVPATTLYSWDTNSTYIHEPPYFKDMTMAPPGPHGVKNAYCLLNFGDSITTDHISPAGSIHKDSPAAKYLLERGVDRRDFNSYGSRRGNDEIMARGTFANIRLVNKFLKGEVGPKTIHIPTGDKLYVFEAAMRYKADGYDTIVLAGAEYGSGSSRDWAAKGPMLLGVKAVIAKSFERIHRSNLVGMGIIPLCFKPGEDAETLGLTGYESYTIDLPSCISDIRPGQDITVVTNSGKSFTCTLRFDTEVELAYFNHGGILPFVIRNLISSQH, encoded by the exons ATGTATAAAGCCACCTCCCTTGGACTATTCCGACCCCACCACCACCCTCCGTCGTCCGCCCTCCGCTTCAGATCACTTCCCTCGATCCCGCACCTCCGATCGCGGCCCTCTTCGTCGAGATCCCTCGCCTTCTCGAGATCCTCGTGCTCCTTCCTCCCCCGACCGCGGGCCAGGTTGTCAACGGGTTGGGGTTCCGATTGGAGGTCCCCGATAGGCCCCAGACCACGGATCAGGAGCTCCTCTACCGTGATCCAGCTGTTCGACAGGAAGATGACGACTACCG CTACTGAAAATGTCTTCAAGGATGTCCTGACGAGCCTTCCAAAGCCTGAGGGTGGTGAATATGGCAAATACTATAGTTTACCTGCCCTTAATGATCCAAGGATAG ATAGACTTCCATACTCTATCAGAATTCTTTTGGAGTCAGCAATCCGGAATTGTGATGACTTCCAGGTCACCAAGAATGATGTGGAGAAGATTATTGATTGGGAGAACACTTCTCCAAAGCTAGTAGAAATCCCTTTTAAGCCTGCTCGTGTACTTCTTCAG GATTTTACTGGTGTGCCTGCTGTTGTTGACCTCGCATGCATGCGTGATGCCATGAACAGGCTGGGTAGTGATTCTAATAAAATTAATCCCTTG GTTCCAGTAGATCTTGTCATTGACCACTCAGTTCAGGTGGATGTAGCAAGATCAGAGAATGCAGTTCAAGCAAATATGGAACTTGAATTCCAGAGGAACAAGGAAAGATTTGGTTTCCTAAAGTGGGGATCTACTGCTTTCCGTAATATGCTTGTTGTTCCTCCAGGTTCTGGCATTGTTCACCAG GTTAATCTAGAGTATCTTGGTCGTGTTGTTTTCAACACAGACGGTATTCTGTACCCTGATAGCgtggtaggaactgattcccatACCACCATGATAGATGGATTAGGAGTTGCTGGTTGGGGAGTTGGAGGAATTGAAGCAGAGGCAGCAATGCTCGGTCAG CCAATGAGCATGGTATTGCCAGGTGTTGTTGGCTTCAAGCTGACAGGGAAACTTAGAAATGGTGTCACAGCAACTGACTTAGTTCTAACTGTAACACAAATGTTGAGGAAACATGGAGTTGTTGGCAAGTTTGTCGAGTTCTATG GTGAGGGTATGGGTGAGTTGTCATTGGCTGATAGGGCAACAATTGCTAATATGTCACCCGAATATGGAGCAACAATGGGCTTCTTCCCTGTGGATCATGTGACATTACAGTATCTTAAATTGACAGGAAGAAGTGATGAAACT GTCTCTTTGATTGAAGCCTACCTACGTGCAAACAAGATGTTTGTCAACTACAATGAG CCTCAGAAGGAAAGAGTGTATTCATCATATCTAGAGCTAGACCTTGCAGATGTTGAGCCTTGCATTTCAGGTCCTAAAAG ACCTCATGATCGTGTACCtttgaaagaaatgaaagcagacTGGCATTCTTGTCTGGATAACAAAGTTGGATTCAAG GGTTTTGCGGTGCCAAAGGATTCACAAGAAAAAGTTGCCAAGTTTGACTTTCATGGACAACCTGCTGAACTCAAGCATGGTAGTGTTGTCATAGCAGCAATAACAAGCTGCACAAATACATCAAATCCCAGTGTTATGCTTGGTGCTGGTCTTGTTGCAAAAAAAGCTTGTCAATTAGGTCTTCAG GTTAAGCCATGGGTTAAAACAAGCCTTGCCCCAGGTTCTGGTGTTGTTACCAAGTATTTGCTTAAGAG TGGCCTTCAAGAATATTTGAATCAACAAGGGTTCCATATTGTTGGATATGGCTGCACAACATGTATTGGAAATTCTGGGGATCTTGATGAGTCCGTGGCTGCTGCAATTTCAGATAATG atattgttgctgctgctgttctcTCTGGAAATAGGAACTTTGAGGGACGTGTGCATCCATTAACACGAGCTAACTATCTGGCTTCACCTCCACTTGTTGTAGCATATGCACTTGCTGGAACG GTTGACATTGATTTTGAGAAGGAACCAATTGGTACAGGAAAGGATGGAAAGAGCATATACTTCAAAGATATATGGCCATCTACCGAAGAGATTGCTCAG GTTGTGCAATCCAGTGTGTTGCCTGAAATGTTCAAGAGTACATACGAGGCAATTACGAAAGGTAACCCTATGTGGAACCAGCTGACGGTCCCAGCCACAACACTATATTCATGGGATACAAATTCTACGTACATTCATGAACCACCTTATTTTAAGGACATGACTATGGCTCCACCTGGTCCTCATGGGGTGAAGAATGCATATTGTTTATTAAACTTTGGTGACAGCATCACGACCGATCACATCTCGCCAGCAGGTAGCATTCACAAGGACAGTCCTGCTGCAAAGTACCTGCTTGAGCGTGGTGTAGATCGCAGGGATTTCAATTCATATGGTAGCCGGCGTGGCAATGATGAAATAATGGCAAGGGGAACATTTGCAAACATTCGTCTTGTCAACAAGTTCCTGAAGGGAGAAGTGGGACCAAAGACTATACATATTCCAACAGGAGATAAGCTATATGTCTTTGAGGCAGCAATG AGATACAAGGCTGATGGGTATGATACCATAGTTTTGGCAGGAGCAGAGTACGGAAGTGGTAGCTCTCGAGATTGGGCTGCCAAGGGGCCAATGTTGTTG GGAGTCAAAGCTGTGATAGCTAAAAGTTTTGAGAGGATCCATCGCAGCAATTTAGTTGGGATGGGTATCATTCCACTTTGTTTCAAGCCTGGTGAGGATGCTGAGACACTGGGTTTGACAGGATATGAGAGCTATACGATAGATCTTCCAAGTTGCATCAGCGACATAAGGCCTGGTCAAGACATTACTGTTGTTACCAACTCTGGAAAGTCTTTTACCTGTACTCTTCGATTTGATACAGAG GTAGAACTGGCGTACTTCAATCATGGTGGAATCCTTCCATTCGTCATCAGAAATCTTATAAGTTCTCAACACTAG